Within Nitrospirota bacterium, the genomic segment ATCAGTTCGCCGAAGAGCGCGGGCTTGCCGCTCTCGAGCGCGTCCTTGCTGCGCAGCCCGAGTTCCTTCACGTAGTGAAGATTCGCGAGCATATCCTGGTCGGATTGCTTTGTGCGTTCGTGTTGATCCTTCAGAATGCTTCCCGCGCTGCGTGAGAAACCGGTAAAGAACAGCAGGAGGTTATCTTCCAGATCGAAGAGCGTCTCGGAACCAATGCGCAGCGGTTCGGCCACCACCGTTTCGTCGGGCTGGAACGTGAAGCAGGTAACCCCTCCGTACGCCGCGATGTATTGATCCTGCTTGCCGACCGGTTCCTGGAGTCGATTGATCTCAATCTCGCACGCCAGTCGGGCCAACTCGCTGGGATGCACCAGCCCGCGACGATGGGCGTACAGCGCCTTCAGCAGCGCGGTGGTGAAGCTCCCCGACGACCCTAAGCCGGTGCCGGCCGGAATGTCAGCGAGTGTCGTGATCTCCAATTGCAGCGGCTCGAAGCCCAACATCCGGATCGCCTCACGAATAGTGGGGTGTTGTATCTCCTCCAGGTGCTCGACGTGTTCAAGCTTCGAATACTTCAGGAAGACACCGGGGTTGAACGGTCGCGTAACCGTAACATAAACGTATTTGTCAATCG encodes:
- a CDS encoding galactokinase, with protein sequence MIITRSPLRITLGGGGTDLPSYYHQHGGFLIAAAIDKYVYVTVTRPFNPGVFLKYSKLEHVEHLEEIQHPTIREAIRMLGFEPLQLEITTLADIPAGTGLGSSGSFTTALLKALYAHRRGLVHPSELARLACEIEINRLQEPVGKQDQYIAAYGGVTCFTFQPDETVVAEPLRIGSETLFDLEDNLLLFFTGFSRSAGSILKDQHERTKQSDQDMLANLHYVKELGLRSKDALESGKPALFGELMHEHWEHKKRRSGGMSNPQIDEWYQLGRANGAIGGKLVGAGGGGFLMFYAEDRNRLRHAMARAGLDEVRFRFDFEGTKVILA